DNA from Mycobacterium bourgelatii:
CGTGGGCGCGGGCGAATCCAGTACATCTTCGGCCATGCCGGCGCGGACACCGGGTTCCTTGCCTTCGTCCGGGTGGCCGACGGCAACGCCGAGGGCTTCGCGCCCCTGAACCACGGGTGGCTGCTGCGCGACGGACGGTTCGAACTGCTGGACAAATCCGCCAGCCGGATGAAGAACTACCGGGACCCGGTCACCGGCTGGGGCTCCCACATGGACGTGCAGCTGCGAGATGTCACCGGACGGGCGATGGTCGCCGAAGGCATGGCGGTGAGCCACATCTGTGAGCGTGGCGGCGGCAGCACCGCGCTGATGTGCTGGGACATCGACGGCAAGGTGGGTTGGGGCGAGGACCAAGACATCTGGCATCCAAAACATTTCGCTCGCATGCATGCCGCTCTGGCGGAGCAAGCACCGCCCGCACCGCAAGTGTCACAGGTGCCGCAAGCGCCGGATCACCACTAGCCGACGGACCGAGGAGATGGGTGTGACCGGACCATTCGAGGGCGTGCGTGTCGTCGAGGTGGCGTCGTGGACATTCGTCCCGGCGGCAGGCGCCATCATGGCCGATCTCGGTGCGGAGGTGATCAAGGTCGAACCCCCGGCCGGCGACCCTCAGCGTGCCTTGCTCAACGCGATCAATGCCGACAAGTCCCTGCCCGACCCCTTTGTGCAAGTACCCAATCGGGGCAAGCGCAGCATCACGCTGGACCTGTCGCACGAGGCCGGTCTGACCACGTTGCGCCGCTTGGTCGCATCCGCCGATGTGTTTCTCACCAGCTATTTGCCCAAGGTGCGGTCCAAGCTGGGCATCGAGGCCGAGGACCTGCGCGCCGAAAACGAGCGCTTGATCTATGTCCGCGGATCCGGTTGGGGCAGTGCGGGTCCGATGGCAGACGCGGGTGGATTCGATGCCGCCGCCGCATGGTCCGCGGCAGGCATTCAGCACAAGTTGACCGCGCCCCGCGCTGCCGCACCCGCCGCGCAACCCGCGGCGTTCTTCGACCTGCAGGGTTCGAGTGCAATAGCGGGCGCCGTTGCCATGGCGCTGTTCCGGCGCGAACGCACCGGCGTCGGCGGCGTGGTCGATGTCTCGCTGTTGAACACCGGCATGTGGACCATGAGCCCCGATCTGGCCGCCAGCGCAGCGGGTATCGGCGAGTTACCTCGCACCGACCGACTGGCGGCCCCCAATCCGATCGTCAACAGTTACCGAACGTCCGACGACCGCTGGCTCAATCTGGTGTGCCTGCAGTCGGACCGGTTCTGGTCCGAGCTGTGTGTACTCGTCGGCCGACCCGACTTGGCTGACGACCCACGGTTCGGCGATGCGGTCGCCCGCTACGTCAACCGCGCGGCCTGCATCGCCGAACTGGACACCACGTTCGCCGGCCGCCCCCTCGCGGAATGGCGCGAGGTGCTGGCCGGATTTTCCGGAGTATGGTCTGCCGCCGCAACGTTCGAGGAGGTCTGCGACAACCCCCAGGTCGCCAGCAATGGATACCTGCCCACCGTCACCGGTCTCGACGGAAACACCTTCCGCCTGGTCGCCCCGCCGTATCAGTTCGATGGGAAGCCGACGACACCGGCCGGACCCGCACCCGAACTCGGGCAGCACACCGAGGAGATCCTGTTGGAGAGCGGGCTGGAGTGGGACGAGATCACCAGCATGCGAGACGACGGAGTCCTGGGCTGATGTCAGCCTGGTCAGACGTAGAGGTCGATCACCCGCTCGGTCGCCAGGTCGCCCCACAACATCTTGCGGCCGGCCCGATCCATGTGCGTGGTCCAGAACTCTCTGGCCGCGACACCATCGCGGGATTCGATGAGGCCGATGAATTTGTGGAACGCACGAACGGTCTGCTTGAATTGCTTTTCAATCTGGGCGTGACTGCTGGTCGTGGACACCACGCGCTCCATGTGCCGGGTGACTACCTCGCGCAGCACGGCTCCGATCAGGGCCACCGTGTTGTTTCCGGCTCGTTCCAGAATCAGGTCGTGGAACCGGAACGTCGCCGCCGTCCACTCGCCGAAATCGGCAGGCCCGGTGGCTTCGTTGACCAACGCCGCCAGCGCGTCCGCCGTGGCCTTGAGTTCCGCGACGTCCTCGGGTGTCGCTCGGGCGGCCAGCAGCTCGGCGGCGGCCGGTTCGAAAATCTTGCGCGCCTCGTACACATCGGCCAGCGTGGTGCCCGACATCTGCAGCAGCAGACCGAAATCCCTTGCGGCCACCGATGTTTCCGGGGAGGACACCAGTACTCCGCCGCGCGAACCACGGCGGACCACGATCAGCGATTCACTTTCCAGAATGCGAAACGCCTCGCGCAGGGTGGGGCGGGAGACGCCGAACTGCTTCACCAATTCCACCTCGGTGGGCAGCGCGTCGCCCTTGCGGAGAACACCGCGAACGATGCTGCTACGCAGTTGATCCGCGATGATCTCGGCGGTCTTGGGGGCCCGCACCAATTTCGTCGCGCTGTTCATCCGCTTCGTGGCGTCCATCAGATAAATGATCTTACTCATTTGGCTAATTCACGGATTACTGGGAGGAATGAATGACTTCGACACCGCTGATCACCCGCGAACTGTTCATCGACGGGAAGTGGACCGCCGGTGTCGGGGACGAACGTCTTGAGGTGCTCAACCCAGCGACCGAGCAGACGATCGCCGAGGTGCCTCAGGCCACCCCGGCCGACATCGACGCCGCAGTGCGCGCGGCCCGCCGCGCCTTCGACGAAGGACCGTGGCCGACCATGCGTCCGGCCGAACGGGCGAAGATCCTCGCGGCGATGGCCGACGAAATGACCCGCAGGCGTGCCGAACTGGTAGATCTGAACATCACCGAGGCCGGATCGACGCGGATGATCGCCGACTTCCTGCAGGTCGGCACGCCGATCGACCATTTCGCCGACATGGCACACCGGGTGTTGCCGCAGTTCGCCTTCGAGCAACCGGTGCCGCCGGTTTACGGTCGTGGTATCGGCCAGGGCGTGGTGGTGCGCGAACCCTACGGCGTCGCGGCGCTGATCACCGCGTTCAACTTCCCGTTCCTGCTCAACCTGGCCAAGGTCGCCCCGGCATTGGCCGCGGGCTGCACGGCCGTGCTGAAATCGTCCCCGTACACGCCGTTGGAGGCGTTGGTGCTCGGTGAGATCGCCGAAACCGCCGGGCTGCCACCGGGAACGCTCAACATCGTGACCGGCGACATCGCCGCAGGCGAAGCGTTGACTCAGCATCCGGGGGTGGACATCGTCAGCTTCACCGGGTCAGACACCGTGGGCCGCAAGGTATATGCCCAGGGAGCCGACTCGATCAAGAAGGTGGTGCTGGAGCTCGGCGGCAAGTCCGCGAACATCCTCCTCGAAGACACCGACCTCGACAAGGTGATGGAAAGCGTGCTGGGCGGCATCATCACGCACGCCGGACAGGGCTGCGCGTTGCAAACCCGCGTCCTGGTACACCAGTCGCTGCACGACGAATTGGTGGCGCGGATCGTTGGAACCCTTGGCTTCATCAGTGTCGGCGACCCGGCCGACCCCGCCACGGTGATGGGTCCACTGATCCGTGACGTGCAGCGGCAGCGGGTCGAGTCGCTGATCGCCGCCGGGGTGGCCGAGGGGGCGCAGATCGCTTTCGGCGGCGGCCGCCCCGCCCACCTGGACCGTGGATTCTTCTTGGAACCAACGCTTTTCGTTGGCGTCGACAACCGGATGCGCATCGCCCAGGAGGAATTCTTCGGACCGGTCGGCGTCGTGATTCCCTTCAGCGACGATGACGAGGCCGTTCGGATCGCCAACGACAGCCGTTACGGACTGGGCGGCGGTGTCTGGTCCGCAGACCCCCAGCGCGCCGTCGCCGTGGCCCGTCGGTTACGCACCGGCATGGTGACCATCAACGGTGGTGGCGGCGGGCTCAACCCCGCGGCCCCGTTCGGCGGCTACAAGTACAGCGGCGTGGGTCGCGAGTTCGGCGAATACGGCCTGTCGGAGTACTTGCAGCACAAGACGCTGCAGTGGCCGGTCGGTTAGCGGTTCACTCGTGCTCGATGGCGGAGCCGAATCTCCGCTGGAACGCCTCATTCGTCCCTTGTTCGTGCCGGTACCGGTCGGCGGCCACCTTCAAGACGGCGATGCGCTCTTCGATCCGGCGGATCGCATTCGGATCCGGCGGCGTCATTGCGCGCAGCCTGTCGAGTTCGTCGTACTGGGCGGCCAACTCCTCGGCCAGTCGCGCCGCGACCTCACCGAATGTCAGTAGGTCGTAGTCGTCGGTATCGGGACGCTGATCGTCGGAAGTCATTGCGAGTCAGCCGAAGTGCAGCAACTCGCGGGCGTTGAGTTCCACGATTCGATGAACGTCGTCATCGTCCACCTCAATGAGGTTCTCGGCAATGCGTTTGCGGCTGTTGGGCCAGTTCGAGTCGGAATGCGGATAATCCACCTCGACCAGGATTCGGTCGATGCCGATCGCCTCCCGTGAGTTCACACCGTGGACGTCGTCGATGAAGCAGCCCCAGATGTGTTTGCGGAAGAGGTCCGACGGGCGGTCGGTGCGGCTGATGTTCTGGTACCAGCGGTGGCGTTCCCAGGTGTAGTCCAGACGCTCCAAAAGGTAAGGTATCCAGCCAATTCCGCCTTCGGACAGCAGGAACTTCAGATTCGCGTGACGTTGCAGCATCCCCGAGAACACCAGATCGGCGGTGCTCCACATCAGGTTGGTCGAGAAGGTGGCGATCGCCACGGCGAACGGGGCGGGGTCGTCGGCGGACGGCTTGACGAACGAGAAGCCGGGGACAAATCCGCCGGAACCGAAGTGCAGGCACACCGGGATGTCAGCGGCTTCCAACGCATTCCACAGCGGTTCCCAGTGGTCGGGGTGGTGGAAGGACGGCAGTCCCAGTGGAACCGGGCTGTCCGGGAAGGACACCGCTCTGGTGCCGATCTGCGCCAATCGCTCGACTTCGGTCGCGGCCAATTGCGGGTCCCAGGTGGGCAGAATCCCCAACGGGATCAACCGGTCTGGCGCTGTCGCACACCACTCGTCGACCTGAAAGTCGTTCCAGGCCTGCACGCAGGCCAGCGCAAGTTCCTTGTCTTTCGCGCGGTGGAACACGTTGCCGCCGAAGCCGGGGAACGACGGGAAGGATAGCGCCGCGTGCACGCCGTCAATGTCCATGTCCTTGATCCGCTCGACCGGGTCGTAACACCCCGGGATCATCTCGTCGTAGCGCACTGGGTCCATTCCGTATTCTTCGGGAGGCCTGCCGGCGACGGCATTGAGTCCGAGTTGCGGAAACAGCTGTCCCTCGAAGCGCCAAACGTGGTGACCCGCAGCGGTTTCTATGATCTGCGGGCCCTGCTCGCGATGCGCCGCCGACAGCCGGTCCTGCCATACCCGCGGATGTTCGATGACGTGGTCGTCCACCGAAATGATCTTCATCCAGTCCTGTAGTGGCATGTTTCTCCTTCGATCGACGGCTGATCAGCGAGGGAGGCCCAAGGCGCGCTCGGCGATCAGGTTTCGCAGCACTTCGTTGGTCCCACCCGCGATGGTGAAGGCGCGCGCGTACAGAAAGGCGTCCTGCCACCAGCCGCTGTCCCACACGCGAGCGTCACCCTCGATCCGCACCCCGTCGTGCCCCTGTAGCTCGAGGCCGAATTCGTGCAGTGCCAGGTTGATTTCGCTGAACAGGATCTTCGACAGCGGGGCGTCGGCAGCATCACCGGTACCGTGCAGCGCGCGACTGTCGCCAAAGGCCGAAACCAACGAGTTCACCTGGACGTCAGCCGCGAAGCCGCCGATGGCCTGGCGGACGTCGTCGTGCTCGATGGCCGGGCGTCCGTCCCGCGTCACCGTGCCGGCCAATTGCACGAGTCGCTCCAGCGCACCGAACAGGGAGGCTCCGCTCCCGGCGCTGGAACGCTCGAGCGCCAGGCTGGCGGTCGTCACCGCCCAGCCCTGGTTGACCTCGCCGATGACGTGCTCGACGGGGATCCGGACGCCGTCGAGAAACACCTCGTTGAAATCGGCGGTACCGGTGATCTCGCGCAGCGGTCGTACCGTCACACCGGGGGTGGTCATGTCCAGAGCGAACGCCGTGATACCCGCGTGCTTGGGTGCGTCGGGGTCGGTTCTGGCGAGTAGGTACCCCCAGTCCGCATGGTGTGCGTTGGTTGTCCACACCTTCTGTCCATCGACGACGAATTCGTCGCCGTCCCGGCGGGCACGGGTCCGCAGACTCGCCAGATCGCTGCCCGCGTCGGGCTCGCTGAACAGCTGGCACCAGATGTGCTCTGCTGTCCGTATTTTCGGCAAGAAATAGTTCTGCTGCTCGACGGTGCCGAAGCCGATGATGGCGGCGGCGGCCAGCAGTCCGCCACCGACCGGCCCCGCCGCCCCGGCGCGGATCAGTTCGTCGGTCACGACCGACTCGTGCAGCGGGTGTGGGTCGGCCAGTCCGCCGTACGCCACCGGCCAGTGCACCCCGAGCAACTGATGCTCGAACAGCATCCTGGTCCACTTCTGTAACGCCGGAACCTCATGGGCTTCGGGCGCGCGCACACCGGTGCGCCCGTTGCGCGGCGGCGCATGTCGCGAGGCCAACTGCCGGACCCGCTCGCGTAGCTTGTCCAGTTCGTCGTCTTGCCCGAGTTCCACGCAATCCTTCCCACGACGGGACCCCATTTAACTTAATCAGTATCCTGTATATTCCCAAAGAGTTTTTCCAAATCCGAGGAGCACCCGGGTGGATTTCGAGCTCACCGATGAACAGCGAGGGCTCGTCGATTCCACTCGGTCGTTGCTGACCGCCAAGGCTCCAATCGAGCGGACTCGCAAACTCGCGGAGACCGAGCACCGGTTCGATGCCGAGCTGTGGGGGTACGGCGCCGAGCTGGGCTGGCCGGCGCTGGCAATAGCGGAGTCGGACGGCGGACTGGGGCAACAGATCATCGACCTGACCTTGGTTGCCGTCGAACTCGGACGCGCGCTGGCGTCCACCCCGTTCATACCCGTCGTGGTCGCCGCCGACGTGCTGTCCCATTCCAATCATGAGCGGAAATCGGAACTGTTGCAGTCGATCTGCGCCGGGACGCTCATCGCAACGTGGGCGTTTGCCGAGTTCGGGCAGCCATGGTCGGTCGCCGGCGTACAGACCCGTGCGGAGCCGGCAGGTGGAGGCTATGAGCTCACCGGATCCAAGGTGTCGGTGCAAGACGGTGACATCGCCCAGTTTGTCGTCGTCGATGCGGTTCTCGACAATGCACCCGCCCGGTTCCTCGTCCCGACCGACATCGCCGGCATTCATACCAGGCGACAGCAGACGCTCGATGTCACCCGCGGTTACTTCGAGGTGGACTTCGACCATGCTTCGGTGGACGCATCCGCCCTGCTCGCTCGTGGCGACTCGGCCCAGATCGGCCGTACGTTGCAGTTGATCACCGTGCTCACGTGTGCCGAGCTGGTCGGGATAGGCCAACGCTTGCTGGACATGACCACCGACTACGTCAAGAACCGGGTCCAGTTTGGGCGTCCCGTCGGAAGCTTTCAGGCCGTCAAGCACAAGTGCGCCGACATGAGAATGTGGGTGCAAGCCAGCACCGCCGCCACCTACTACGCCGCCATGGCTCTCGACGCCGAGCATCACGACACCGAGCGCCTTGTCAGCGTCGCCAAGGCGTACGTCTCTGGTGCCGTCAATCGTGTTGCCGGACAGGCACTTCAACTACATGGTGGCATCGGATTCACGTGGGAGCACGACTTGCATCTCTATCTGCGGCGCGCCCGGGTGGGTTCGATGCTTTACGGCGATGTCAGGCACCACCGCGAGCGGTTGTGTCAGATCTTGCAGTCAGGAGTACGTGACTCAAGGCCTTAAAAGCGGCACGAGCGTGGGGCTTCTGGACCCGGATCTGCCATTTCCGGTGCAAAGACCACACTTTCGGCGCGCGGTGAGGCCGTCAAATGAGCCCCCGCGGCCGCGACTCAGGTGCCGGGCGGGAGCGAGACGGTGGGAGTCGGCGTCAGCGTGATCGTCGGCGTCGGCGTGACCGTCGGCGGCGATGTCAGTGTCGGAGTGCTGGTCACCGTGACCGTACTGGTGCTCGTACTGACGCTCGGTGGCGGCACTTCGGTGGTGGTGGTGCTCGTGGTGACGCTCGTAGTCGTCGCGGTGGACGAGGTGGTTGTCGCGGACGCCGCGGCGATCACACCGCAGGCCACGTGCTTGTTCGGTTCACCCGAAGGGCTACCGCTCAAATTGTCCGCGTCTTGATGGATGACCAATGCCGTCCCGGAACTGCTCCGCAGGTCTGCCGCGGTCAACTTGTCTGTGGTGGTGACGAGTTTCGCTGACCCGTCGGAACGTACCTGCAATGCGGTCAGTTCACCGCTGGGGGGATAGCCGGTGTGGTCCTGCTTCTGGAAGACGCTGCCGGCGGCCTCGAAATCATCGCCCTCGCACTTGCCCACCGAGTGGATTTGGAGCCCGTGGAACCCGGGGGTCAGGACCTGGTTGGGGCCCGCTTCGACCGTCACCGACACGTATCCGCTATCGAAATCGAAAGTGGCGGTGGCGACTTGGCTGCCATCTGCCGCCTTCAAGGGGGTGGTCATCCGATCGGCGCCGGGCGCTTTGGTGGAGGCCGACGTGGCTTGGCCACCGCCCTGCTGGTTTCCGCATGCGGCTAACGGTGCGACGGCGACGGTAATTACCGCGAACGCGAAGGATACGCCCTTATTCATGAGCCGTACCTACCCGTTCGACGAGAATTGAAACCAGGTCAGTCCCGCCGGCCGGCCAGCAACCCCGCGGAGGCGAACTTCAGGCCGGCGCGCAACTCGTCCAGCCGGATGGGGTCGTCGGACTCGATATAACGCATGGTCGTCGCCACGGCCATGTTGAAGAACAACCACGCCAACGCGCTCGGACTCAACTCGTCT
Protein-coding regions in this window:
- a CDS encoding CaiB/BaiF CoA transferase family protein, encoding MGVTGPFEGVRVVEVASWTFVPAAGAIMADLGAEVIKVEPPAGDPQRALLNAINADKSLPDPFVQVPNRGKRSITLDLSHEAGLTTLRRLVASADVFLTSYLPKVRSKLGIEAEDLRAENERLIYVRGSGWGSAGPMADAGGFDAAAAWSAAGIQHKLTAPRAAAPAAQPAAFFDLQGSSAIAGAVAMALFRRERTGVGGVVDVSLLNTGMWTMSPDLAASAAGIGELPRTDRLAAPNPIVNSYRTSDDRWLNLVCLQSDRFWSELCVLVGRPDLADDPRFGDAVARYVNRAACIAELDTTFAGRPLAEWREVLAGFSGVWSAAATFEEVCDNPQVASNGYLPTVTGLDGNTFRLVAPPYQFDGKPTTPAGPAPELGQHTEEILLESGLEWDEITSMRDDGVLG
- a CDS encoding FadR/GntR family transcriptional regulator, whose amino-acid sequence is MSKIIYLMDATKRMNSATKLVRAPKTAEIIADQLRSSIVRGVLRKGDALPTEVELVKQFGVSRPTLREAFRILESESLIVVRRGSRGGVLVSSPETSVAARDFGLLLQMSGTTLADVYEARKIFEPAAAELLAARATPEDVAELKATADALAALVNEATGPADFGEWTAATFRFHDLILERAGNNTVALIGAVLREVVTRHMERVVSTTSSHAQIEKQFKQTVRAFHKFIGLIESRDGVAAREFWTTHMDRAGRKMLWGDLATERVIDLYV
- a CDS encoding aldehyde dehydrogenase family protein gives rise to the protein MTSTPLITRELFIDGKWTAGVGDERLEVLNPATEQTIAEVPQATPADIDAAVRAARRAFDEGPWPTMRPAERAKILAAMADEMTRRRAELVDLNITEAGSTRMIADFLQVGTPIDHFADMAHRVLPQFAFEQPVPPVYGRGIGQGVVVREPYGVAALITAFNFPFLLNLAKVAPALAAGCTAVLKSSPYTPLEALVLGEIAETAGLPPGTLNIVTGDIAAGEALTQHPGVDIVSFTGSDTVGRKVYAQGADSIKKVVLELGGKSANILLEDTDLDKVMESVLGGIITHAGQGCALQTRVLVHQSLHDELVARIVGTLGFISVGDPADPATVMGPLIRDVQRQRVESLIAAGVAEGAQIAFGGGRPAHLDRGFFLEPTLFVGVDNRMRIAQEEFFGPVGVVIPFSDDDEAVRIANDSRYGLGGGVWSADPQRAVAVARRLRTGMVTINGGGGGLNPAAPFGGYKYSGVGREFGEYGLSEYLQHKTLQWPVG
- a CDS encoding acyl-CoA synthase, which translates into the protein MTSDDQRPDTDDYDLLTFGEVAARLAEELAAQYDELDRLRAMTPPDPNAIRRIEERIAVLKVAADRYRHEQGTNEAFQRRFGSAIEHE
- a CDS encoding amidohydrolase family protein, with the translated sequence MPLQDWMKIISVDDHVIEHPRVWQDRLSAAHREQGPQIIETAAGHHVWRFEGQLFPQLGLNAVAGRPPEEYGMDPVRYDEMIPGCYDPVERIKDMDIDGVHAALSFPSFPGFGGNVFHRAKDKELALACVQAWNDFQVDEWCATAPDRLIPLGILPTWDPQLAATEVERLAQIGTRAVSFPDSPVPLGLPSFHHPDHWEPLWNALEAADIPVCLHFGSGGFVPGFSFVKPSADDPAPFAVAIATFSTNLMWSTADLVFSGMLQRHANLKFLLSEGGIGWIPYLLERLDYTWERHRWYQNISRTDRPSDLFRKHIWGCFIDDVHGVNSREAIGIDRILVEVDYPHSDSNWPNSRKRIAENLIEVDDDDVHRIVELNARELLHFG
- a CDS encoding acyl-CoA dehydrogenase family protein, which translates into the protein MELGQDDELDKLRERVRQLASRHAPPRNGRTGVRAPEAHEVPALQKWTRMLFEHQLLGVHWPVAYGGLADPHPLHESVVTDELIRAGAAGPVGGGLLAAAAIIGFGTVEQQNYFLPKIRTAEHIWCQLFSEPDAGSDLASLRTRARRDGDEFVVDGQKVWTTNAHHADWGYLLARTDPDAPKHAGITAFALDMTTPGVTVRPLREITGTADFNEVFLDGVRIPVEHVIGEVNQGWAVTTASLALERSSAGSGASLFGALERLVQLAGTVTRDGRPAIEHDDVRQAIGGFAADVQVNSLVSAFGDSRALHGTGDAADAPLSKILFSEINLALHEFGLELQGHDGVRIEGDARVWDSGWWQDAFLYARAFTIAGGTNEVLRNLIAERALGLPR
- a CDS encoding acyl-CoA dehydrogenase family protein, giving the protein MDFELTDEQRGLVDSTRSLLTAKAPIERTRKLAETEHRFDAELWGYGAELGWPALAIAESDGGLGQQIIDLTLVAVELGRALASTPFIPVVVAADVLSHSNHERKSELLQSICAGTLIATWAFAEFGQPWSVAGVQTRAEPAGGGYELTGSKVSVQDGDIAQFVVVDAVLDNAPARFLVPTDIAGIHTRRQQTLDVTRGYFEVDFDHASVDASALLARGDSAQIGRTLQLITVLTCAELVGIGQRLLDMTTDYVKNRVQFGRPVGSFQAVKHKCADMRMWVQASTAATYYAAMALDAEHHDTERLVSVAKAYVSGAVNRVAGQALQLHGGIGFTWEHDLHLYLRRARVGSMLYGDVRHHRERLCQILQSGVRDSRP
- a CDS encoding superoxide dismutase family protein, translating into MNKGVSFAFAVITVAVAPLAACGNQQGGGQATSASTKAPGADRMTTPLKAADGSQVATATFDFDSGYVSVTVEAGPNQVLTPGFHGLQIHSVGKCEGDDFEAAGSVFQKQDHTGYPPSGELTALQVRSDGSAKLVTTTDKLTAADLRSSSGTALVIHQDADNLSGSPSGEPNKHVACGVIAAASATTTSSTATTTSVTTSTTTTEVPPPSVSTSTSTVTVTSTPTLTSPPTVTPTPTITLTPTPTVSLPPGT